The Fragaria vesca subsp. vesca linkage group LG2, FraVesHawaii_1.0, whole genome shotgun sequence genome includes a window with the following:
- the LOC101302807 gene encoding pescadillo homolog — MVARKKHYRPAGKKKEGNAARFVTRSQAVKQLQVNLPLFRKLCILKGIFPREPKKKVKGNHHTYYHLKDVSFIQHDPLVQQMRDIRAYGKKVKKAEAKKNKDRAVILKQRRPTYKLDHVILQRYPTFIDALRDLDDCLTMVHLFACLPAIEDRIEVKRIQNCRRMSHEWQAFISRTHKLRKVFVSVKGIYYQAEVKGQLITWLTPHPLQQVLTEDIDFNIMLNFLEFYEALLAFVNCHLYRSINVKYPPILDPRLEAFAAELYALSRYFDASSLSSELDPQVSSLPGTGKVAESELRLAQLQHQLPSNEPGALMGLVENVPGEDEEDNDTMVCKGLFKDMKFFLNREVNRESLLFVIPAFGGIVSWKGDGAPFEEDDNGVTHQIVDRPLQHELCEGRKYVQPQWVYDCVNAKKILPTRDYLAGRELPPHLSPFVDPKEEGYVPDYALKIEQWKAAEILPLPDVGKEDLEDPQDIADIEKAKEAAKNEKKLKALQEKYFEGLKEEIKGVPASSSISKTDNQISAKSTEDREESDPDYEQIARDNDERHLKLMTKKKRGLYDAMKKGKERKQENVEVIKKRKRNLKASQKTRDG, encoded by the exons ATGGTGGCCAGGAAGAAGCATTACAGGCCTGCC GGCAAGAAAAAGGAAGGAAACGCCGCCAGGTTCGTCACCAGGTCCCAAGCCGTAAAGCAACTCCAAGTCAATCTCCCCCTCTTCAG GAAACTATGCATTCTGAAGGGGATATTCCCTCGGGAGCCGAAGAAGAAGGTGAAGGGAAATCACCATACTTACTATCACTTGAAGGATGTTTCCTTCATTCAGCATGACCCGCTGGTCCAGCAGATGAGGGACATCAGGGCATATGGAAAGAAAGTAAAGAAAGCCGAGGCCAAGAAGAACAAGGACCGCGCTGTTATTCTTAAGCAGAGAAGACCCACTTACAAATTAGATCATGTCATTTTGCAGAG GTATCCGACGTTCATCGATGCGCTAAGAGATTTGGATGACTGTCTCACAATGGTTCACCTCTTTGCGTGCTTACCTGCTATAGAGGATAGAATTGAAGTGAAACGCATCCAAAACTGTCGGAG GATGAGCCATGAATGGCAAGCTTTTATATCCCGGACTCATAAATTGCGCAAAGTCTTTGTATCTGTTAAAGGCATATATTATCAG GCCGAGGTAAAGGGGCAATTGATTACATGGTTGACTCCTCACCCTTTGCAGCAAGTTTTGACTGAAGATATTGACTTCAATATCATGTTAAACTTTTTGGAGTTTTACGAG GCTCTTCTTGCTTTTGTGAATTGTCATTTATATCGTTCCATAAATGTGAAGTATCCACCAATTCTTGATCCTCGATTGGAAGCGTTTGCAGCTG AACTATATGCACTATCAAGATACTTCGATGCAAGTTCTCTGTCCTCTGAGTTGGATCCTCAGGTTTCAAGTTTGCCTGGAACTGGTAAAGTTGCTGAGTCTGAATTAAGACTTGCCCAACTTCAGCATCAGCTACCTTCCAATGAACCTGGTGCATTGATGGGCCTGGTTGAAAATGTTCCTGGAGAGGACGAAGAGGATAATGATACAATGGTGTGTAAGGGACTCTTCAAGGATATGAAATTTTTCTTGAACCGTGAG GTTAACAGAGAATCATTACTGTTTGTGATTCCTGCATTTGGTGGGATTGTGTCCTGGAAAGGTGATGGCGCTCCATTTGAAGAAGATGATAACGGCGTCACCCATCAG ATTGTTGACAGGCCATTGCAGCATGAGCTATGTGAAGGAAGAAAATATGTTCAACCACAGTGGGTTTATGATTGTGTAAATGCCAAGAAAATTCTTCCTACTCGGGATTATTTGGCGGGACG AGAACTTCCCCCACATTTGTCACCTTTTGTCGACCCGAAAGAAGAAGGTTATGTTCCGGACTATGCATTGAAAATTGAACAATGGAAGGCTGCTGAAATCCTCCCGCTTCCAGATGTCGGAAAAGAAGATTTGGAAGATCCTCAGGATATTGCCGACATTGAGAAAGCAAAAGAAGCTGCAAAGAATGAGAAGAAG CTGAAGGCTCTTCAGGAGAAGTACTTCGAGGGATTAAAAGAAGAAATTAAGGGTGTCCCTGCTTCATCCTCCATTTCAAAAACAGATAATCAGATTTCTGCCAAGTCAACTGAGGACAGGGAAGAATCGGATCCTGATTATGAACAAATTGCCAGGGATAATGATGAACGTCATCTAAAACTTATGACCAAGAAAAAGAGGGGTCTTTATGATGCCATGAAG AAAGGCAAGGAACGAAAGCAGGAGAACGTTGAGGTTATCAAAAAACGGAAGAGAAACCTAAAAGCATCCCAAAAAACAAGGGATGGTTGA